In Beutenbergia cavernae DSM 12333, the DNA window GCGAGCGCACCGCCGCCACCGTGGCGCCCACGACGCCCGCGAGCAGGCCCGCACGGCCGGCATGCGCCGTCGCGAGCACGGGTGCTCCGTCGGGGCCCGTCGCGGCGATCAGCACCGGGACGCAGTCTGCGACGAGCACGCCGAGCCCGATGTCGGTGCGCCGGGTCACGAGGGCGTCGGCGACAGCCACGCTCCCGGCCCGGACATCCGCGCCGGCGTCCACCTCGGCGACGTCGGGCCCGTGCACCTGGGTGGCGAACGCCACAGGTGCGCCGAGGAGCTCCGCCACCCGCAGCCGGTTCGCCCGGACCGCCCGCTCGTCGTCGGCGACGCCCAGTCCGAGGTTCAGGCTGGCGTACGGCGCAGCGCTCAGCCCGCCGGCACGGGTCGTGAAGAACGCCCGCACCGCCGGGCCGAGATCGCACTCGATGACGTCGATGACGCCGTCGGCCGGCGACATGTGCGCCTACTTGAGGAAGTCGGGCACGTCCAGGTCGTCCTCGCGCCGCGACCGCACCGGCTGCTCGTCGAACACGCGCGGCACCTCGAGCGTGGACGGCCCCTCCTGCCGTGCCCCGACGGGAGCCGGGACGGGCTCCGCGTCGCGCTCGACCTGCGGTGTCGCAGCGGGCGCCGGGGCCGGGGCCTCGGGCGCCTGGGGCTGTTCCTCGATACGCGGCGGCACCGCGGGCCGGGACGGCGCCACGATCTGCCCGACGCCGCGGTCGGTGGCGCGGGGCTGAGGCGTGCCGCCGTCGAACCCGGCGGCGATGACCGTGACGCGGACCTCGTCGCCGAGCGCGTCGTCGATGACGGCGCCGAAGATGATGTTCGCCTCCGGGTGCGCCGCCTCCTGCACGAGCCGGGCCGCCTCGTGGATCTCGAACAGCCCGAGGTCGCTGCCGCCCTGGATCGAGAGGAGCACGCCGTGGGCGCCGTCGATGCTCGCCTCCAGCAGGGGCGACGAGATCGCGAGCTCGGCCGCCTGGACCGCACGGTCCTCGCCGATGGCCGACCCGATGCCCATGAGGGCGCTGCCCGCGCCCTGCATGACGGACTTCACGTCGGCGAAGTCCAGGTTGATGAGACCGGGTGTGGTGATGAGGTCGGTGATGCCCTGCACGCCGGACAGGAGCACCTGGTCCGCGGACTTGAACGCGTCCAGCACCGAGACGCCCCGGTCGCTGATGGACAGCAGGCGGTCGTTGGGGATGACGATGAGGGTGTCGACCTCGTCGCGCAGGATGTCGATGCCGTTGTCCGCCTGGACGCCTCGGCGGCGACCCTCGAACGTGAACGGGCGGGTCACCACGCCGATCGTCAGCGCGCCGAGCGCGCGGGCGATCCGGGCCACGACCGGCGCGCCACCGGTGCCGGTGCCGCCGCCCTCGCCCGCGGTGACGAACACCATGTCCGCGCCGCGGATGACGTCCTCGATCTCCTCGGAGTGGTCCTCGGCCGCCTTCTTGCCCACCTCCGGGTCAGCGCCGGCGCCGAGGCCGCGCGTGAGGTCGCGACCGACGTCGAGCTTGACGTCCGCGTCGCTCATGAGCAGGGCCTGCGCGTCGGTGTTGATCGCGATGAACTCGACGCCCTTGAGCCCGACCTCGATCATCCGGTTCACGGCGTTGACGCCGCCGCCGCCGATGCCGACCACCTTGATGACCGCCAGGTAATTCTGCGGTGCTGCCACGTTGGTCCCTCTCATTCGGTGGTCAACCTTCACCCTCAGGTAGAGGGTCAGACTTATGTCACATTCGTCCTGTCCATGACGGTAGGTCCGCGCCCGCGGCTCGGCAACGACATCGCCCGCGTGTCGTCGCGCCGGAGACGTCCGAACGCCGCCGGACGGAGTCAGGCGAGGTGCGCCGTCGTCATCCCCCACCAGGCGGTCGGCATCGCCGTCGACGCCGCCGCCGTCAGCGGGTGATCGGCGCCTCGGGCGCGCTCACGTCGTAGTAGGCGGCGCCGACCTGCAGGAGCGTCGACAGCACTGCCACCTTGAGCGCCGACTCGGCCGGGCTCCCCCACTCCACGCGGGCGCCGTCGGCGAGCTCGAACCGCACCGACTGCTCCGACCGCGCGCCGGCGGTGACGATCTGGGCGCGCAGCTCGTCCGGGAGCGCGCCGAGCACCTCGAGCACGGCGGCGACGGCGTCCTGCCGGGCGCCGTCGTCGAGCGGCACCGTCATCTCGGGGAGCCCGGCCGGCGTCTCCCCGCCGGCCGGCACCGTCGCGATGACCACGCCCTCGGCATCGAGGAGCAGCGTGCCCTCGTCGCCGGGGACGACGGCGACCGGCGTGCGGGGCGTGATCTCGATCCGCAGGCCACCCGGCCACGACCTCGAGACGCCGGCGTCCTGGACGGCCGGGATCTGCTCGATCTCCTCAGCGAGGGCCGCCAGGTCGATCCGGGCGAGCGGCACGCCGACCTCGGGTCCGGCCACGGCGGCGACGGCCGCGCCGTCGACGTACCCGCCCGCGCCGACCACCTCGACGGCGTCGTCGCGCAGCGCGAGCACGGGCGAGGCCAGGACGAGCCAGCCCAGCCCGGCGAGCACGGCCACGACGCCGGCGAGCACGCCCAGCCGGAGCCCGGTGCGCCGTCGGCGCGCCGACTCGCGCTCGGCGAGCCGGTCGGAGATCTGGCTCACCCGCGGCGGTCCGAAGGCGGCGGGCGCTGAGCTCTCCCGGGGTGCGACCCGCACGAGCCGCGACTCCGCGGGAGCCTCCTCGGCCCGGTCGGCGTCGGCCGAGGGCGGCTCCCGCGGGGGCACCGCCGGCTGCGCGTCGTGGGTCTGCTCGGCCGGCGCGTCATGCTCCGACGGCGCGTCCCGCTGCGGCAGCGTGTCCCGCTCCGGCGGCGCGGTGCGCTCCGGGCGGCGCGGCGCGGCAGGCGGCCTCACGAGGGACCCGCCAGGTCGGCGAGGATGACCGCGGCGAGCTCGGTGACGTCCCCCGCCCCGACCGTCAGCACGAGGTCGCCCGGCCGCGCCCGGCCGGCGATCTCGTGAGCGGCGGCCAGCCGATCCGGCACGAGGGCGAACGGGGCGGCGCCGCGCGCCGCGCGCCCGGGCGGCTCCGCCTGGGTGACGAGCGCGCTCGTGACGCCCGGCGCGGGATCCTCGCGCGCCCCGTAGATGCCGGTGACGACGACGACGTCGGCGGCGTCGAGCGCGTCGGCGAACGCTGTGGCGAACGCGGCGGTCCGCGAGTACAGGTGCGGCTGGAACAGCACGAGCACGCGGCCGTCGCCCACCGCGAGCCGCGCGGCCTCGAGCGCGGCTCGCACCTTCGTGGGGTTGTGGGCGTAGTCGTCGACGACGCGCACGCCGCCGGCCTCGCCCCTGGTCTCGAAACGGCGCGCCGTCCCGGTGAAGCGGGCGAGGCCATGGGCGAGCTGCTCGGCGTCGGCGCCGAGCTCGAGGCCCGCCGCCCACCCGGCGACGGCGTCGAGCACCGTGTGCCGCCCCGGTGCCGCGAGGCGGAGACGCACGGGCCCGGGGCCGAGCCCGTCGGCTGTCACGAGCGTCACCTCGGCGCGCGCCGACGTCGCGTCCAGCTCGAGGTCGGTGATCCGCACGTGGTCGCTCGCGGGGTCGAGCGGCTCCCCGCCGACGCCGTAGGTCCGCACGCGGATGCCCTGCGCCGTCGCCCAGCGCGCGAGCTCGAGCGAGCCGGGGTCGTCGGCGCACGCCACGAGCAGCCCGCCGGACACGATCCGACGGGCGAACTCCCGGAACGCCTCGACGAGGGCATCGGTGTCCGCGTAGTGGTCCAGGTGATCGGCCTCGATGTTGGTGACGACGGCGACCCGCGGGGCGTAGGCGAGGAACGAGGAGTCGGACTCGTCGGCCTCGGCCACGAACACGCGCCCCGCCCCCACGCGCGCTCCGGAGGACCAGTCGCGCACCACCGCCCCGATCGCGGCGGTGGGGTCGAGACCAGCTTCCGTGAGCGCGACGGCGAGCATCGCCGACGTCGTCGTCTTGCCGTGCGTCCCGGCGACGGCGACGAGCTCGCGTTCGTTCGCGATCCGGGCGAGCGCCGCCGATCGGTGCAGCACCTCGACGCCGAGCTCGCGTGCCCGCACCAGCTCGGGGTTGTCGCCACGGATCGCGGAGCTCACGACGACGACGTCGGCCCCCTCGACGGCGGCGGCGCGGTGCCCGACCTCGACGCGCGCGCCGAGGTCGGCCAGCCGGCGCAGGGCTGCGGATTCGGCGGCGTCGGACCCGGTGACGACGTGGCCGGCCGCGAGCGCGAGCTCGGCGACGACGGACATCCCGGCCCCGCCGATCGCGATGAAGTGCCAGCGCGTCATCGGGATCTCCCGGCGAGCGCGACGGCTGTGACGACGTCGGCGAGCCGCGCCGCGCCGTCGGGCACCCCCGCTGCCCGGGCCGCGGCTCCCATCGCCGTCAGGGCCGAGGAGTCGATGAGGAGCGGGACCACGCGGTCCGCCACCCAGTCGGGCGTGAAGTCGGCGTCCGCGACGAGCAGGCCCCCGCCGCCGTCGACGATCGGCGCGGCGTTCAGGCGCTGTTCCCCGTTGCCGACCGGCAGCGGCACGTACACGGCGCCGATGCCGAGCGCCGCGACCTCGCTGACCGTGCCGGCGCCCGCGCGAGCCACGACGAGGTCCGCGCAGGCGTAGGCCCGCTCCATCTCGGCGAGGTAGGGACGGACGTGGTACGCGGAACGCACCTCGGGCGCGTGCGCGTCCAGCGCCGCCTGCACCGCGTCGGCCTTCCCGGTGCCTGTCAGGTGCAGGACCTGGGCCCCGGCGGCGACGAGCACGGGCGCCGCGGCGGCGATCGTCGCGTTGACGGCCTGCGCCCCCAGCGACCCACCGGTCACGAGCACCGTCGTGCGGGCCGGGTCGAGGCCGAGCTCCTGCGCACCCGCCCGGCGCGCCGCGAGAGCGGCGTCCACCTGACCGCGGGCCGCCACGAGGCTCGCGACCTCGGGGCGCAGCGGGAGCCCGGTCACCGTCGTCGAGCCCCGCCGCGCGTGCAGCGGCGTGCCCGGGAACGTCACGGCGACGGCGGCGGCATGCCGGGCACCGAGCCGGTTCGCCAGGCCGGGCCGGGCGTTCTGCTCGTGGACGACGGCGGGGACGTGCGCGCGCCGGGCCGCGGAGTAGGCGGGGGTGGCGACGTACCCGCCGAACCCGACGACGACGTCCGCCTCGATCGCGGCGATGGCAGCGCCGGCTTCCCGGACCGCCCGCCGGTACCGCCCCGGGAACCGCACGAGGTCGGCGTCCGGGCGGCGCGGGAACGGGACGCGCTCGATCGTGACGAGCTCGTAGCCGCGGTCCGGCACGAGGCGCGCCTCCAGCCCGCTCGACGTGCCGAGCACCGCCACCCTCGTCTCGGCGTCGCGTGCGCGGAGCTCGTCCGCCAGCGCGAGGAGCGGGTTCACGTGCCCCGCCGTGCCACCACCGGCGAGCACAACGCGAAGCCGTGGAGCCGAACCGGTCGTCTCCCCGGTGCTCACCGGCTCGCTCGCGTTGCTCGCCCGGTGTGCCGCATCCCGGACGTGAGGACGGCGAAGCCCCGCCGCACGGTGCCGCGTCGGGCCTCGAGAGCGACCCTGGCGCCGGGCTCGCTGCGCGCGAACGCGAGCAGGATCCCGAGCGCGACGAGCGTGACGATCAGCGAGGACCCGCCGGCCGAGACCAGCGGCAAGGGGATACCGATCACCGGCAGCACGCCGATAACGACGCCGATGTTCACCAGTGCCTGCGCGAGGATCCACGCACCGATCGCGCCCGTCGTGATCTTGACGAACGGGTCGGGGTGGCGCCGGATGATCCGCGTGACGCCGACGGCGAGGAGCGCGAACAGCGCGAGGACGAGCAGGGTGCCGAGCAGGCCGAGCTCCTCGCCGATCACGGCGAGGATGAAGTCGTTGTGCGCCGCCGGGAGACCCCACCACTTCTCCCGCGAGGCGCCGAGCCCGACGCCACCGATGCCACCGGTACCGAGCGCCTGCTGCGCGAGGCGGGACTGGTACCCGAGCCCTTGCGGGTCCAGCGGGGTCGAGCCGAACAGCGCCATGATGCGTGCAACCCGGTTTGGCGACGTCGCGGCGAGGAACGCGACTACCGCCGCGACCGCCAGACCGGCGGCCGCGAACATCCGCATGGGGACCCCTGCGACCCACAGGGCGCCCCCGACAAGCGCGACGAGCACGAGCGCTGTCCCGAGGTCGTTCGTCACGAGGACGAGCGCAAGCACGGCACCCGAGACGACGAGCGCAGGGAAGATGACATGCCCCCAGCGGGCGAGCAACGAGCGCTTGGCGGCGAGCACCGCGCCGAGCCACAGCGCGAGGCCAAGCTTCGCGAACTCGCTCGGCTGGAACGTGACGTTGGGCGCGAGCTCCACCCACGCGTTGTTGCCGCCTTCCCCGACAGCGAGCGGCGTGAACACCAGCAGCTGCATCGCCGCCGCGCCCATCATCGCGAACCACGCCGTCCGGCGAAAGAACACGACCGGGAGCCGCGCAGCGACGAGCGCGAGCGGGACCCCGATAACGGCGTACTGGAGCTGCGTGAGGAATCCGGTGAACGGCGAGCCGGTCCGCGCCATCGAGTCGATCGTGGAGCTCGACAGCACCATGACGAGCCCGAGGCACAGCAGCACCGCCGCGACGCCGCCGATGAGGTAGTACGACGTCACCGGCGAGTCCCAGCCGGCGAGCCGAGCTGTGCGCGCGCTCGACGCCCGGTGCGGACCTGCCGCCGGAGCGGTGCGGGAGCGCCGCGGTGCCGGCGCCCGGCGCGGGGTGAGCGTGGTCATGGGACGACCTCCCCCGCGCGGCCGCCCTCGAGCGCCCGGACGGCCGCGGCGAACGCGTCGCCGCGCGCGGCGTAGGAGGCGAACTGGTCGTGCGACGCGCCGGCCGGTGCGAGCAGCACCGTGTCGCCGGGCCGGGCGAGGGCGCGGGCGCGGGCGACGGCGGCGGACATCACGTCCTCAGTCTCACCGGGCACGACGGCGATCACGGGGACCTCGGGCGCGTGTCGCCGCAGGGCGTCGGCCCACGGCGTGGCGTCGACGCCGATGAGGACGACGCCGCGCAGCCGGTCGGACCGCGCCGCCACGAGCTCGTCGAACGTCGCACCCTTCGCCAGTCCGCCCGCGATCCAGACCCCGCGGCCGGGCTCGAGGGCGGCGAGCGACGCGGACGCCGCGTGCGCGTTGGTGGCCTTCGAGTCGTCGACGTACGTGACGCCGTCGAGCACGGCGACCGCCTCGATGCGGTGCGCCCCCGGCGCGTACGCGCGGAGCCCGGTGGCGACCGCCGACGGCGTGACTCCCGCCGCGCGGGCGAGCGCCGCCGCGACGAGCGCGTTCTGCAGGACGTGGACCGGGACGCCGATGCCAGGGCGGGCGAGATGGGCCAGGTCGTCGGCCTCGGCGAGCGCGACGCCCTCGATGTGGCGCGCCGCGTGGAACGCGCGGTCGACGATCACGTCCTCGACGAGCCCGACCTCGCCGAGACCCGGGACTCCGAGGCGGGCACCGATCGCGCGCGCCCCCTCGGCGACGTCCGCCTCCTCCACCATCGCGCGGGTCGCCGGGTCCCACGTCGAGTACACGCACGCCGCCCGGGTGCGGGCGTAGACGCGGGCCTTGTCCGCCCGGTACGCGTCGAACGTGCCGTGCCAGTCGAGATGGTCCGGCGAGATGTTGAGGCACGCGCTCGCCGTCGGTTCGACGGTGAACGTGTGGTGGAGCTGGAAGCTGGAGAGCTCGACGGCGTACGCGTCCGGGGGCCGCACGACGCCGTGCGCATCCGGGGCGCCGTAGAGCGCCACCGCGGAGATCGGGGTCCCGACGTTGCCGACGGCGGGGGCGAGCCGGCCGTCGGCGGTGAGGATGCTGCTGAGCATCTCGACGGTCGTGGTCTTGCCGTTGGTGCCGGTCAGCGTGAGCCACGGGGCGTCGTCGGCGCGCACGCGCCACGCCAGCTCGACCTCGCTCCAGATCTCCAGCCCGGCGTCCCGCGGGACCGCGAGCAGCGGTGACGAGGGTGCGAGCCCGGGCCCGGCGACGACGAGGCGCGGCGACGTCGCCAGCGCCCGCTCGGCGAGCGCCGTCTCGTCGCCGTCCGCGTCGAGAACGGTCACGCCCGGCAGCGCCTCGGCGGCCCGCGCCGCGACGTCGGCCCGCGAGTCCACCGCGACCACGTGGGCGCCGAGCTGCGCCAGGACTCGTGCGGCGGCCTCGCCCGACGTGCCGAGGCCCACCACGAGGGCGCGGGCGCCGGAGAAGGCGGCGCGGTCCGGACCGCCCCCGGAGCCGCTCACCCGACCACCCACTCGGCGTAGAAGATGCCGACGCCGAGCGCCACGAACAGCGCGGCGATCAGCCAGAAGCGGATGACGATCGTCACCTCGTTCCAGCCGCTGAGCTCGAAGTGGTGGTGCAGCGGTGCCATCTTGAACACGCGTCGTCGGGTCATCTTGAAGAAGCCGATCTGGATGACGTCGCTGAGCACGATCACCACGAACAGCCCGCCGATGATGACC includes these proteins:
- a CDS encoding polyphenol oxidase family protein translates to MSPADGVIDVIECDLGPAVRAFFTTRAGGLSAAPYASLNLGLGVADDERAVRANRLRVAELLGAPVAFATQVHGPDVAEVDAGADVRAGSVAVADALVTRRTDIGLGVLVADCVPVLIAATGPDGAPVLATAHAGRAGLLAGVVGATVAAVRSRGGGDLRAVVGPAICGRCYEVPESMRDEVAEAYPAARATTSWGTPSLDLPGAVVTGLTADGVDVVRVDVCTREDAAMFSHRRDGVTGRSAGVIATRRRVVHSRDGGLG
- the ftsZ gene encoding cell division protein FtsZ; this translates as MAAPQNYLAVIKVVGIGGGGVNAVNRMIEVGLKGVEFIAINTDAQALLMSDADVKLDVGRDLTRGLGAGADPEVGKKAAEDHSEEIEDVIRGADMVFVTAGEGGGTGTGGAPVVARIARALGALTIGVVTRPFTFEGRRRGVQADNGIDILRDEVDTLIVIPNDRLLSISDRGVSVLDAFKSADQVLLSGVQGITDLITTPGLINLDFADVKSVMQGAGSALMGIGSAIGEDRAVQAAELAISSPLLEASIDGAHGVLLSIQGGSDLGLFEIHEAARLVQEAAHPEANIIFGAVIDDALGDEVRVTVIAAGFDGGTPQPRATDRGVGQIVAPSRPAVPPRIEEQPQAPEAPAPAPAATPQVERDAEPVPAPVGARQEGPSTLEVPRVFDEQPVRSRREDDLDVPDFLK
- a CDS encoding cell division protein FtsQ/DivIB; amino-acid sequence: MRPPAAPRRPERTAPPERDTLPQRDAPSEHDAPAEQTHDAQPAVPPREPPSADADRAEEAPAESRLVRVAPRESSAPAAFGPPRVSQISDRLAERESARRRRTGLRLGVLAGVVAVLAGLGWLVLASPVLALRDDAVEVVGAGGYVDGAAVAAVAGPEVGVPLARIDLAALAEEIEQIPAVQDAGVSRSWPGGLRIEITPRTPVAVVPGDEGTLLLDAEGVVIATVPAGGETPAGLPEMTVPLDDGARQDAVAAVLEVLGALPDELRAQIVTAGARSEQSVRFELADGARVEWGSPAESALKVAVLSTLLQVGAAYYDVSAPEAPITR
- the murC gene encoding UDP-N-acetylmuramate--L-alanine ligase, which gives rise to MTRWHFIAIGGAGMSVVAELALAAGHVVTGSDAAESAALRRLADLGARVEVGHRAAAVEGADVVVVSSAIRGDNPELVRARELGVEVLHRSAALARIANERELVAVAGTHGKTTTSAMLAVALTEAGLDPTAAIGAVVRDWSSGARVGAGRVFVAEADESDSSFLAYAPRVAVVTNIEADHLDHYADTDALVEAFREFARRIVSGGLLVACADDPGSLELARWATAQGIRVRTYGVGGEPLDPASDHVRITDLELDATSARAEVTLVTADGLGPGPVRLRLAAPGRHTVLDAVAGWAAGLELGADAEQLAHGLARFTGTARRFETRGEAGGVRVVDDYAHNPTKVRAALEAARLAVGDGRVLVLFQPHLYSRTAAFATAFADALDAADVVVVTGIYGAREDPAPGVTSALVTQAEPPGRAARGAAPFALVPDRLAAAHEIAGRARPGDLVLTVGAGDVTELAAVILADLAGPS
- a CDS encoding UDP-N-acetylglucosamine--N-acetylmuramyl-(pentapeptide) pyrophosphoryl-undecaprenol N-acetylglucosamine transferase; the encoded protein is MNPLLALADELRARDAETRVAVLGTSSGLEARLVPDRGYELVTIERVPFPRRPDADLVRFPGRYRRAVREAGAAIAAIEADVVVGFGGYVATPAYSAARRAHVPAVVHEQNARPGLANRLGARHAAAVAVTFPGTPLHARRGSTTVTGLPLRPEVASLVAARGQVDAALAARRAGAQELGLDPARTTVLVTGGSLGAQAVNATIAAAAPVLVAAGAQVLHLTGTGKADAVQAALDAHAPEVRSAYHVRPYLAEMERAYACADLVVARAGAGTVSEVAALGIGAVYVPLPVGNGEQRLNAAPIVDGGGGLLVADADFTPDWVADRVVPLLIDSSALTAMGAAARAAGVPDGAARLADVVTAVALAGRSR
- a CDS encoding FtsW/RodA/SpoVE family cell cycle protein, translating into MTTLTPRRAPAPRRSRTAPAAGPHRASSARTARLAGWDSPVTSYYLIGGVAAVLLCLGLVMVLSSSTIDSMARTGSPFTGFLTQLQYAVIGVPLALVAARLPVVFFRRTAWFAMMGAAAMQLLVFTPLAVGEGGNNAWVELAPNVTFQPSEFAKLGLALWLGAVLAAKRSLLARWGHVIFPALVVSGAVLALVLVTNDLGTALVLVALVGGALWVAGVPMRMFAAAGLAVAAVVAFLAATSPNRVARIMALFGSTPLDPQGLGYQSRLAQQALGTGGIGGVGLGASREKWWGLPAAHNDFILAVIGEELGLLGTLLVLALFALLAVGVTRIIRRHPDPFVKITTGAIGAWILAQALVNIGVVIGVLPVIGIPLPLVSAGGSSLIVTLVALGILLAFARSEPGARVALEARRGTVRRGFAVLTSGMRHTGRATRASR
- the murD gene encoding UDP-N-acetylmuramoyl-L-alanine--D-glutamate ligase, which produces MSGSGGGPDRAAFSGARALVVGLGTSGEAAARVLAQLGAHVVAVDSRADVAARAAEALPGVTVLDADGDETALAERALATSPRLVVAGPGLAPSSPLLAVPRDAGLEIWSEVELAWRVRADDAPWLTLTGTNGKTTTVEMLSSILTADGRLAPAVGNVGTPISAVALYGAPDAHGVVRPPDAYAVELSSFQLHHTFTVEPTASACLNISPDHLDWHGTFDAYRADKARVYARTRAACVYSTWDPATRAMVEEADVAEGARAIGARLGVPGLGEVGLVEDVIVDRAFHAARHIEGVALAEADDLAHLARPGIGVPVHVLQNALVAAALARAAGVTPSAVATGLRAYAPGAHRIEAVAVLDGVTYVDDSKATNAHAASASLAALEPGRGVWIAGGLAKGATFDELVAARSDRLRGVVLIGVDATPWADALRRHAPEVPVIAVVPGETEDVMSAAVARARALARPGDTVLLAPAGASHDQFASYAARGDAFAAAVRALEGGRAGEVVP